The Victivallaceae bacterium genome contains a region encoding:
- a CDS encoding DUF502 domain-containing protein: MKKYFITGLIILLPLAVTVVFIGFILNFLTQPFVSLVSGFFEKFPLYAHNRALLGFVLQIVLLFGLFFFTVLLGFLTQLMVFKSLLSIYDRVLHRIPIIKTIYKAAQQVMKTIFGSSSQSFKEVVMVRFPTQDSYCIGLVAGNAPIHCQKEQTGLVTVFIPTTPNPTSGFLALYKKEDIKYLDMKIEDAFKYIISCGVICSADPSSNTNKNNPFEEKSTYSP, translated from the coding sequence ATGAAAAAATATTTTATTACCGGATTAATAATCCTTCTTCCTTTAGCGGTTACCGTCGTTTTTATAGGATTTATACTTAATTTTTTAACCCAGCCTTTTGTCAGTCTTGTATCCGGGTTTTTTGAAAAATTTCCTTTGTATGCTCACAACCGTGCTTTACTGGGATTCGTTTTGCAGATCGTGCTCTTATTCGGTCTGTTTTTCTTTACCGTCCTTCTAGGCTTCCTAACTCAGCTCATGGTTTTTAAGTCTCTGTTATCGATTTACGATAGAGTTCTTCATCGAATTCCGATTATAAAAACGATTTATAAAGCGGCTCAGCAAGTTATGAAGACCATTTTCGGGTCCTCTTCGCAATCTTTTAAGGAAGTCGTCATGGTACGTTTTCCTACTCAAGACTCTTATTGCATAGGCTTGGTAGCCGGAAACGCTCCGATTCACTGTCAAAAGGAACAAACCGGGTTGGTAACCGTCTTCATTCCGACAACCCCCAACCCGACTTCGGGATTCCTGGCCTTGTATAAGAAAGAAGATATTAAGTATTTGGATATGAAAATAGAAGACGCGTTTAAGTATATTATCTCTTGCGGAGTTATTTGCAGTGCGGATCCATCTAGTAATACGAACAAAAATAATCCTTTCGAAGAAAAAAGCACTTATTCACCTTGA
- a CDS encoding STAS domain-containing protein, translated as MSDFKQEDHGSISIFYLTGKLNGITSPAIQAAISSAIEKGAHVLILDCSHLEYMSSAGIRVLLRSYHQAGKESTKIVLTSVPKTIEQTLYVTGFLSYFKMYNSTREALKDLQKDRN; from the coding sequence ATGAGCGATTTTAAACAAGAAGATCACGGAAGCATATCGATTTTCTATCTAACGGGTAAATTGAACGGAATCACTTCGCCGGCAATTCAGGCCGCAATTTCTTCCGCAATAGAAAAAGGTGCCCATGTTCTGATTCTTGATTGCTCTCATCTCGAATATATGTCCAGCGCCGGAATCAGAGTACTCTTGCGAAGCTACCATCAAGCAGGTAAGGAATCTACAAAAATCGTTCTTACATCGGTTCCTAAAACTATCGAACAAACCCTGTACGTTACGGGTTTTCTGTCTTATTTTAAAATGTATAATTCAACCAGAGAAGCTTTAAAAGACCTTCAGAAAGACCGGAATTGA
- a CDS encoding DUF3604 domain-containing protein, translated as MRRSVCYTEPSSVRAGQISTWRFYYNPSFTLPKGTKLKFDILSEGKMIDWETPLLDLGQAQNVIYLELSNGTVVKGKGLKVPKKFVPQFEFVLPKAVEAGDPLCIVMGAPPEHTHKDETGNGAQLFVQRRKPFYLYVDVTGKGHYEEPEPFSLDIKGNLLKTIKIFTPSFVSRNKRFDITVRFEDEFDNLTGFAPEDTLIQLSYENLRDSLSWRLFVPETGFVILPNLYFNEEGVYKIRLENLNSGDCFVSPPIKCFQDNNQILVWGLLHGESTRIDASENIEACLRHFRDEKSYNFFASSPFESEEEFSQDLWKLISQNIADFNEEDRFATILGFQYVGHPGVEGIRQILFSKDNKSLPKQKDSKTYSLAKLYKTISPKELISIPCMTASESYGFDFVDFNPDFERVVEIYNCWGSSENTESEGNPYPIKGKENGAKRGTILDALKQNKRFGFVAGGYDDRGIYSSFYDNEQIQYHPGFTAVLCNKYSRDAIFEALYNRHCYATTGPRIILGFKIADIPMGSEINISAKPGLMFNRHISGYVAGTDMIKKVEIIRNGEVLHTFYPKSDHFDYEYDDMVSLSDVTLESGEDKPPFVFYYLRMFQENAMAWSSPIWIDLDQKM; from the coding sequence ATGCGTCGGTCTGTTTGTTATACGGAACCTTCTTCCGTCAGAGCGGGACAAATTTCCACTTGGAGATTTTACTACAATCCTTCCTTTACTCTTCCTAAAGGGACTAAGCTTAAATTCGATATCCTTAGCGAAGGAAAAATGATCGATTGGGAAACTCCCTTGCTCGATCTCGGTCAGGCACAAAACGTTATTTATCTTGAATTATCCAACGGAACCGTAGTTAAAGGAAAAGGACTTAAGGTCCCCAAAAAGTTTGTTCCTCAATTCGAATTCGTTTTGCCGAAAGCGGTAGAAGCCGGAGATCCTCTTTGTATCGTCATGGGAGCACCTCCCGAACACACGCACAAAGATGAAACAGGAAACGGTGCTCAACTGTTTGTCCAAAGACGAAAACCTTTTTATCTTTACGTAGACGTAACCGGGAAAGGTCATTATGAAGAACCGGAGCCGTTTTCCTTAGATATCAAAGGTAACTTGCTCAAAACCATTAAGATCTTTACACCGTCTTTCGTATCGAGAAATAAAAGATTCGATATCACCGTAAGATTTGAAGATGAATTCGACAACCTAACCGGATTTGCTCCCGAAGACACTTTAATACAATTATCTTACGAGAATCTCAGAGATTCCCTGAGTTGGAGACTTTTCGTTCCGGAAACGGGATTCGTTATCTTACCTAACCTGTATTTCAACGAAGAAGGCGTTTATAAAATACGTCTTGAAAATTTAAATTCAGGTGACTGTTTCGTATCGCCGCCTATCAAATGTTTCCAAGACAACAATCAAATTCTTGTGTGGGGATTATTACACGGTGAATCGACGAGAATCGATGCTTCCGAAAATATAGAAGCTTGTTTAAGACATTTCCGAGATGAAAAATCCTATAATTTTTTTGCTTCGTCTCCTTTCGAATCCGAAGAGGAATTTTCACAGGATCTTTGGAAACTGATCTCACAAAACATCGCTGATTTTAACGAAGAAGATCGCTTTGCAACAATCCTCGGATTTCAGTACGTCGGACATCCCGGAGTGGAAGGTATTCGTCAAATTTTGTTTTCGAAAGACAATAAAAGTCTTCCGAAACAAAAAGATTCCAAAACCTATTCTCTCGCCAAATTATATAAAACGATTTCTCCGAAAGAGTTGATATCGATTCCTTGTATGACGGCTTCCGAAAGCTACGGTTTCGACTTTGTAGATTTCAACCCGGATTTTGAAAGAGTCGTAGAAATCTACAATTGCTGGGGGTCTTCCGAAAATACCGAAAGCGAAGGTAATCCGTACCCTATTAAAGGTAAGGAAAATGGTGCAAAGAGAGGAACGATTCTGGATGCTCTCAAACAAAATAAACGCTTCGGTTTCGTAGCCGGAGGGTATGACGATAGAGGCATTTACTCTTCTTTTTACGATAATGAACAAATACAATATCATCCCGGTTTTACTGCCGTGCTCTGCAATAAATATTCGCGAGATGCTATTTTCGAAGCTCTATACAACAGACATTGTTACGCTACTACAGGACCTCGTATAATCCTAGGTTTTAAGATTGCAGATATTCCTATGGGCTCCGAAATTAATATCTCTGCCAAGCCCGGACTTATGTTCAATAGGCATATTTCGGGTTATGTTGCCGGTACCGATATGATTAAAAAAGTGGAAATCATCAGAAACGGCGAGGTCTTACATACTTTTTATCCTAAATCCGATCATTTTGACTATGAATATGATGATATGGTCAGCTTATCGGATGTAACTTTGGAGAGCGGAGAAGATAAACCTCCTTTCGTGTTTTATTATTTGAGAATGTTCCAGGAAAATGCTATGGCTTGGAGTTCTCCTATTTGGATAGATCTCGATCAAAAGATGTAG
- the dnaK gene encoding molecular chaperone DnaK, whose amino-acid sequence MSEKKHSKIIGIDLGTTNSCVSIMEGGQAKVITSAEGSRTTPSIVAFKGNERLVGIPAKRQAVTNPSKTLASTKRFIGRKFNEVSSEIQTVPYKVVSGTNDDVAFDVDGKIYTPEEIGAQILIKMKETAETYLGEPVTQAVITVPAYFNDAQRASTKDAGKIAGLEVLRIIPEPTAAALAYGINKTSDRKIAVFDLGGGTFDISILEIGDGVFEVLSTNGDTHLGGDDWDESIILWMVDEFKKEHNIDLSKDNMALQRLKDAAEKAKIELSGVQSTEINQPFITMDASGPKHLALTLTRAQLEQLTHSLTERTKEPCLKALKDANLSPDKIDDVLLVGGMSRMPAVQAIVKEIFKKDPNQGVNPDEVVAVGAAIQGGVLGGEVKDVLLLDVIPLSLGIETLGGVMTPLVERNTTIPTQKKQIFSTAADNQPAVTIVVLQGERPMAKDNKEIGRFDLTDIPPAPRGHPQIEVCFDVDANGILHVSAKDVATGKEQKIRIEASSGLKDDEIQRMINEAEANKEEDKKRKEESEVKNEADSLVFRAEKALRDYKDKIPEELAKEIQEKADKVKEAVKEGSATQIKQASDELNTHMQKIGESMSAQNAQPSAGPTPNTEDLKKHSFSTTPPNKSSGSDSSETVVEDAEVEIVDKKDKPNE is encoded by the coding sequence GACTCCTTCGATCGTAGCCTTTAAGGGCAACGAACGTTTAGTCGGTATCCCGGCTAAAAGACAAGCCGTGACGAACCCCTCAAAAACGCTCGCTTCAACCAAACGTTTCATCGGTAGAAAATTCAATGAAGTTTCTTCGGAAATCCAAACCGTTCCTTATAAAGTGGTATCCGGAACCAACGACGACGTGGCCTTTGATGTCGACGGCAAAATTTATACTCCCGAAGAAATCGGAGCTCAGATTCTTATAAAAATGAAAGAAACGGCTGAAACTTATCTCGGAGAGCCCGTAACGCAAGCCGTTATCACGGTTCCTGCCTATTTTAACGATGCACAAAGAGCTTCGACTAAAGATGCGGGAAAAATTGCCGGATTGGAAGTTCTCAGAATCATTCCGGAACCGACCGCGGCAGCTCTTGCTTACGGCATAAATAAAACCAGCGATAGGAAAATTGCGGTCTTTGACCTTGGAGGAGGAACTTTCGATATTTCAATTTTGGAAATCGGAGACGGCGTTTTCGAAGTACTGTCGACGAACGGAGACACCCACCTCGGAGGAGATGACTGGGATGAATCCATTATCCTTTGGATGGTCGATGAATTTAAAAAAGAACACAATATCGATTTAAGCAAAGATAATATGGCTCTTCAAAGATTAAAAGATGCCGCTGAAAAAGCCAAAATTGAGCTTTCCGGCGTACAGTCTACCGAGATTAACCAACCGTTCATCACGATGGATGCCTCAGGTCCTAAACATCTTGCCTTGACCCTTACACGAGCTCAACTGGAGCAATTGACGCATTCGTTAACCGAGAGGACGAAGGAACCTTGCTTAAAAGCTCTTAAGGACGCTAATCTTTCTCCCGATAAAATCGATGACGTCTTATTAGTCGGCGGTATGTCTCGTATGCCTGCGGTACAAGCTATAGTCAAAGAGATATTTAAAAAAGATCCTAATCAAGGCGTAAACCCCGATGAAGTCGTTGCCGTCGGTGCTGCCATTCAAGGGGGGGTTTTAGGAGGAGAAGTCAAAGACGTTCTACTTCTCGACGTTATTCCTCTATCTCTCGGCATTGAAACTCTTGGAGGCGTAATGACGCCTTTAGTCGAAAGAAACACGACTATTCCGACACAGAAAAAACAAATTTTTTCTACGGCTGCGGACAATCAACCTGCAGTGACCATTGTCGTCCTTCAAGGAGAAAGACCTATGGCAAAAGACAACAAGGAAATCGGACGTTTCGATTTAACGGACATTCCTCCGGCTCCTAGAGGACATCCGCAAATCGAGGTCTGTTTTGACGTCGACGCCAATGGGATTTTACATGTTTCCGCTAAAGACGTTGCTACCGGTAAGGAGCAAAAAATTCGAATCGAAGCCAGTTCGGGGCTTAAGGATGACGAAATACAACGTATGATCAATGAAGCCGAGGCTAACAAGGAAGAAGACAAAAAACGTAAAGAAGAAAGCGAAGTCAAAAATGAAGCCGACAGCTTGGTTTTCCGGGCAGAAAAGGCTCTGAGGGATTATAAAGACAAAATTCCAGAAGAATTAGCTAAGGAAATCCAGGAAAAAGCCGATAAGGTCAAAGAAGCCGTTAAAGAAGGCTCTGCGACCCAAATCAAACAAGCTTCGGATGAGTTGAATACTCATATGCAAAAAATCGGTGAATCCATGAGCGCACAAAATGCTCAACCTTCTGCGGGACCTACTCCGAATACGGAAGATCTGAAAAAACATAGTTTCAGCACGACTCCTCCTAATAAATCATCAGGAAGCGATTCTTCAGAAACAGTCGTTGAAGATGCCGAGGTTGAAATTGTGGATAAAAAGGATAAACCTAACGAATAG
- the ybeY gene encoding rRNA maturation RNase YbeY: MKILVSDCQNAVSVCPKSVKSVVSAVLRFLDVFTDELSIRFVSEEEMCDLHLRFFNDPSSTDTISLPMDFPTSEKTDFHVLGEVFINPQAAIDFLNSRKTGKKFDLYKEITLYLVHSVLHLCGYDDVNHNDRKTMRLKESEILNLLQNDDILITSKT, from the coding sequence TTGAAAATATTGGTTTCGGATTGTCAGAATGCGGTGTCCGTTTGTCCTAAATCGGTCAAGTCCGTTGTTTCCGCGGTTCTTCGTTTTTTGGACGTATTTACGGACGAATTGTCCATCCGGTTCGTTTCTGAAGAAGAAATGTGTGATTTGCATTTACGTTTTTTTAATGATCCTTCTTCTACCGATACCATTTCTCTTCCTATGGATTTTCCTACTTCTGAAAAAACGGATTTTCACGTGTTGGGAGAAGTTTTTATAAATCCCCAAGCTGCCATTGATTTTTTGAATAGTCGTAAAACTGGAAAAAAATTCGATTTATATAAGGAAATTACTTTATACCTGGTTCATTCCGTATTACATTTGTGCGGATATGATGACGTCAATCATAATGACAGAAAAACGATGCGACTCAAAGAGTCTGAGATTCTTAATCTATTGCAAAACGACGATATCTTAATCACTTCAAAAACATAG
- a CDS encoding ribonuclease R, which translates to MARTNKKHAVGYRKRAKSSQKKNRIIVRGILIINTRRGFGFLHPEKASEINCDIFIPERNLKGAMDGDLVEVVVVLPENVTAPMRLKGSISKVVSSSRNQTVATITEIFGPLKASCYIPALSLRKTYPIDLEKGRTYRQGDQILIHLPEWTQKPPKQRSFFMKSFIGNIDEPIHDFSIIKEEFKLKEEFPEEVLKETLNFSESCISLQTESRKDLRKLLCFTIDSASAKDFDDAVSLEKDANDNYILGVHIADVSHYVKMNSFLDSEARSRGNSTYFPDKVIPMLPHKLSDNLCSLKPGVDRLAVSVFMILNANAHPMGYEFHRSIIKSKYRMTYDEVDAIIEKKSTHKAAQEVLAMFELSQKLRSVREERGCIRFTLPSFSLKLNGKKEAIALVPNKQTASHGLIEEFMLKANEVIASHLNGRGIPIPFRVHEEPEPNGLSNFRRLITSLGFSLTLNATQEFDYQLLLHGVEKHPLGPFIHSHFVRSMKTASYSTDNKGHYGLKLTDYTHFTSPIRRYSDLIVHRLLFDEKSVDQETLEDIVKTCSLQERVSAKAEFGFCKIKKLRLLNRQIAGKRAGPYKIIIIDLKPEGLVFVAPELYQEDMIPLIDLPENLRNIASKKQDAPEKTALIGQSAEVFIEKIDLITQTIFWTLGQIDAEPLLNENIKTSKKKKPLKNKTGEALGFSRNGRKNKKTGKFRTDRKNSKSDNLNG; encoded by the coding sequence TTGGCCCGCACAAATAAAAAACATGCAGTCGGTTATAGGAAGAGAGCAAAATCATCTCAGAAAAAAAATCGCATAATAGTCAGGGGAATTTTGATCATCAATACCCGACGAGGTTTCGGATTCCTTCATCCCGAGAAAGCTTCCGAGATTAATTGCGACATTTTCATTCCTGAAAGAAATTTAAAAGGAGCCATGGACGGAGATTTGGTGGAAGTTGTCGTAGTGCTACCGGAAAACGTCACTGCACCTATGCGATTGAAAGGAAGCATAAGTAAAGTCGTCAGTTCTTCCAGAAATCAAACCGTTGCTACTATTACGGAAATTTTTGGTCCTTTAAAAGCCTCTTGTTACATACCTGCACTTAGCTTAAGGAAAACGTATCCCATCGATCTGGAAAAGGGACGAACCTATCGTCAAGGCGACCAAATTCTAATCCATCTTCCGGAATGGACTCAAAAACCTCCTAAACAACGTTCGTTCTTCATGAAATCTTTCATCGGAAATATTGACGAACCTATACACGACTTCTCAATCATTAAAGAAGAATTCAAATTAAAAGAAGAATTTCCTGAAGAAGTACTGAAAGAAACCCTGAATTTTTCCGAATCCTGCATCTCGTTACAAACGGAATCTCGTAAGGATCTTAGGAAATTACTGTGTTTCACCATCGATTCGGCTTCAGCAAAAGATTTTGATGATGCCGTCTCTTTGGAAAAAGACGCTAACGATAATTATATACTGGGAGTCCATATCGCAGATGTTTCTCATTATGTAAAAATGAACTCCTTTCTGGATTCGGAAGCAAGAAGCCGCGGCAATTCCACCTATTTCCCCGATAAAGTCATCCCGATGCTTCCGCATAAATTATCCGATAATTTGTGCAGTCTGAAACCTGGAGTCGATCGATTGGCCGTTTCCGTATTCATGATTTTGAACGCAAACGCGCACCCGATGGGATATGAGTTTCATAGAAGCATTATTAAAAGCAAGTATCGAATGACTTACGATGAAGTCGATGCTATCATCGAAAAAAAATCAACGCATAAGGCCGCTCAAGAAGTTCTCGCCATGTTCGAATTAAGTCAAAAACTACGTTCGGTTAGAGAAGAACGAGGCTGTATCAGATTTACCCTACCCTCCTTTTCTCTTAAATTGAACGGAAAAAAAGAAGCTATAGCTTTAGTACCGAATAAACAAACCGCTTCACACGGGTTAATAGAAGAATTCATGTTGAAAGCCAATGAAGTCATTGCCTCTCATTTAAACGGACGCGGTATTCCTATTCCTTTTCGGGTTCATGAAGAACCCGAACCGAACGGATTGAGTAATTTTCGCAGACTCATTACTTCCTTGGGATTCTCATTAACCCTAAATGCTACTCAAGAGTTCGATTATCAATTGCTGTTGCACGGAGTAGAAAAACATCCTTTAGGGCCTTTCATACATTCTCATTTCGTAAGAAGCATGAAAACGGCGTCTTATTCGACCGATAATAAAGGACATTACGGTTTAAAATTGACGGACTATACGCATTTTACAAGCCCTATTCGAAGATATTCGGATCTTATCGTGCATCGACTTCTCTTCGATGAAAAATCCGTAGATCAAGAAACATTGGAAGATATCGTAAAAACCTGCTCCTTACAAGAAAGAGTTTCCGCAAAAGCCGAATTCGGTTTTTGTAAAATTAAAAAATTAAGACTCCTAAACCGTCAAATAGCCGGTAAACGCGCAGGACCTTATAAAATTATCATTATCGATTTAAAACCCGAAGGACTCGTTTTCGTAGCACCCGAATTATATCAGGAAGATATGATACCTTTAATCGATCTACCCGAAAATCTGAGAAATATCGCTTCCAAAAAACAAGATGCTCCCGAAAAAACGGCTCTTATCGGACAATCGGCAGAAGTATTTATCGAAAAAATCGATTTAATTACTCAAACGATTTTTTGGACTTTGGGACAAATAGACGCCGAGCCGCTCTTAAACGAAAATATTAAAACTTCGAAAAAAAAGAAACCGCTTAAAAACAAAACCGGCGAAGCATTGGGTTTTTCTCGTAATGGCAGAAAAAATAAAAAAACCGGTAAATTTCGTACCGACCGGAAAAATTCAAAGTCGGATAATTTAAACGGATAG
- a CDS encoding MqnA/MqnD/SBP family protein yields the protein MQTTVITDVPKNLMYRFLNDEFDIVLTSSACQFVSSASYLPNLGIAAYKQILSVNLYAKKGFFSSDRILTVGVTNETASSVILLKILAHFHLKISIVTDEFQSQDYHSKFYDAVLLIGDTALLKQTIPGYDTYDLAHEWYKFTQLPFVFALFLVKDRMFLKELQQIPETALRFAENNETLLLKKARQLYPQFSLSMLKAYYKLCIYRLGKAELKGLDRYRQLYEDLPKH from the coding sequence TTGCAAACGACCGTTATAACAGACGTACCGAAAAATCTTATGTATCGTTTTCTGAATGATGAATTCGATATTGTTTTAACGAGTAGCGCTTGTCAGTTCGTTTCCAGTGCTTCATATCTTCCGAACCTAGGCATAGCAGCTTACAAACAAATATTAAGTGTTAATCTTTACGCTAAAAAAGGTTTTTTTTCATCGGACAGAATTCTTACCGTAGGAGTAACAAATGAAACGGCATCCTCAGTAATACTTCTCAAAATTTTAGCGCATTTTCATCTGAAAATTTCGATTGTTACCGACGAGTTTCAATCACAAGACTATCATTCAAAATTTTATGACGCCGTACTTTTGATCGGCGACACGGCACTACTTAAGCAAACGATTCCCGGTTATGATACTTATGACTTAGCTCACGAATGGTATAAATTTACTCAATTACCTTTTGTTTTTGCACTTTTTCTGGTTAAAGATCGTATGTTTCTAAAAGAGCTGCAACAAATTCCGGAAACGGCTTTAAGGTTCGCGGAAAACAACGAAACACTCTTGTTAAAAAAAGCACGGCAACTATACCCGCAGTTTAGCTTAAGCATGTTAAAGGCTTACTATAAATTGTGCATCTACAGATTAGGTAAGGCCGAATTAAAAGGACTGGATAGGTATCGTCAACTATATGAAGACCTCCCCAAACACTGA
- a CDS encoding CofH family radical SAM protein, which yields MNSQNPEKMIPIFNEQRHIKKSLLNIRDKIQDHQRLSFEDGLSLINENSPEHINFIIRLADQIRQERVGDIVFYSSTLYLYPTNLCVFNCSFCSFYAKQKTNPNAWFYSPHELVEKLKPYLESIEEVHIVSGCHPKCDLDYYSSLFSLIKEQNPRLHIKGLTAIEYDYLTKLHNISLTTVFLTLKKAGLDSLPGGGAEILTDAVRQRISPQRISSQEFLNVHRTAHQCGIRSNITLLFNHIESPTDIISHLESVRATQDDTGGFKTLIPLKFAEHGNALGKLLRRRRHRLQIPINLLFAVSRLFLENVPNIKALWNYLGLETALNLLSCGANDLSSTHTGEKVFKMSYDGEVITMNPAGMEALIIKKGKIPCRTGS from the coding sequence ATGAACTCGCAAAATCCCGAAAAGATGATTCCGATATTCAATGAACAACGTCATATCAAAAAATCACTTCTGAACATTCGGGATAAAATTCAAGATCATCAACGACTTTCATTTGAAGACGGACTGTCTCTTATTAATGAAAATTCTCCCGAACATATCAACTTCATAATTCGTTTAGCCGATCAGATCAGACAAGAACGAGTCGGTGATATCGTTTTTTATTCCTCAACTTTGTATCTGTATCCGACGAATCTATGTGTGTTTAATTGTTCATTTTGTTCATTTTATGCCAAACAAAAAACCAATCCGAATGCCTGGTTTTACTCTCCTCACGAACTTGTCGAAAAATTGAAACCGTATCTCGAATCTATTGAAGAAGTACATATCGTATCGGGATGTCATCCAAAATGCGATCTGGACTATTACTCTTCTCTTTTTTCTCTTATAAAAGAACAAAATCCCCGATTGCATATTAAAGGATTAACGGCTATTGAATACGATTATCTCACCAAACTCCATAATATATCTCTGACAACCGTTTTTCTGACCTTAAAGAAAGCTGGGCTGGATTCTTTACCCGGAGGAGGAGCGGAAATTCTAACGGATGCTGTCAGACAACGTATTTCTCCGCAAAGAATTTCTTCACAAGAATTTTTAAACGTGCATCGGACAGCTCACCAATGCGGGATCCGATCGAATATCACACTTTTGTTTAACCACATCGAATCTCCCACAGATATTATCAGCCATCTTGAATCCGTAAGAGCGACTCAAGACGATACCGGCGGATTTAAAACGTTAATTCCTTTAAAATTCGCTGAACACGGTAATGCTTTAGGAAAGCTACTTCGTAGACGAAGACATAGATTGCAAATTCCCATAAACCTTTTGTTTGCCGTTTCTCGTTTGTTTCTCGAAAACGTGCCGAACATTAAAGCTCTCTGGAATTATTTGGGTCTTGAAACGGCTCTTAATTTATTGTCCTGCGGGGCCAATGACTTATCTTCGACTCATACCGGAGAAAAAGTGTTTAAAATGTCCTATGACGGAGAAGTAATCACAATGAATCCTGCAGGGATGGAAGCATTAATCATAAAAAAAGGAAAGATACCTTGTCGAACCGGTTCATAA
- a CDS encoding hemolysin family protein produces MWIPLTLVFFAVLLFFFGLFNHYRYFLSDVSPTVDNEFLITPLKKLFKTSDNANISLLRYSVMATTCLHFLNGYLIGIFVYRLSSLSMFSKTVIVSLTLANGFFLNYFMTRIFPLLAKKLWKVSYYICLPPIALFSLIDLYLSKFHDCRTYPRTKEENSLFQIRDQLVKTFTVADHNASVTSLNLNLTKSILHFKEVIVRETMIPKVDVFALSEDISIKAAVTAAVKEGYSRIPLYRKSIDAVTGTVLFKDLLRIYKECWDGVISPKILEQPVSTIAKPAFYTPELKQASLLLQELRQRQTHMAIVVNEYGTTEGVVTMEDLLEEIVGEILDEYDTMPRRPFKKIGHSWFVDGRMNISEAEEALNISIDTEGPYDTLAGHVFHKIGSSPKKGMKIHHDKFDIEILSCSERNIEQLKITPLQHETDSE; encoded by the coding sequence ATGTGGATTCCTTTAACGCTTGTTTTCTTTGCGGTTCTTTTATTTTTTTTCGGGCTCTTTAACCATTATCGATATTTTTTAAGTGATGTTTCTCCCACAGTTGACAATGAATTCCTCATTACTCCCTTAAAAAAACTCTTCAAGACATCCGACAATGCGAATATTTCGTTGTTACGATATAGTGTCATGGCGACTACGTGTTTACATTTTCTCAACGGCTATCTTATCGGAATTTTCGTTTATCGACTGTCATCCCTCAGCATGTTTTCAAAGACCGTTATCGTTTCATTAACTTTAGCGAACGGATTCTTTTTAAATTACTTTATGACTCGTATTTTTCCGTTGCTTGCAAAAAAATTGTGGAAGGTCTCTTATTATATCTGTCTCCCTCCAATCGCTCTTTTTTCTTTAATCGATCTTTATTTATCAAAATTTCATGACTGCCGAACATACCCGAGAACCAAAGAAGAAAATTCATTGTTTCAAATTAGAGATCAACTCGTTAAAACCTTTACGGTTGCCGATCACAATGCTTCGGTAACCTCTTTAAATCTAAATCTTACGAAATCCATTCTGCATTTTAAGGAGGTAATCGTCAGAGAGACGATGATTCCTAAAGTTGACGTCTTCGCTCTCTCTGAAGATATCTCAATCAAGGCTGCCGTGACGGCTGCCGTAAAAGAAGGTTATAGCCGAATTCCTCTTTACCGAAAGTCTATCGATGCTGTTACGGGAACGGTACTTTTTAAAGATCTGCTTCGTATTTATAAAGAGTGTTGGGATGGTGTTATCTCACCGAAGATTTTAGAACAACCGGTATCGACGATAGCTAAACCCGCGTTTTATACTCCCGAACTAAAACAGGCGTCTCTTCTACTTCAGGAATTACGTCAACGACAAACACATATGGCAATAGTGGTCAATGAGTACGGAACCACCGAAGGTGTCGTTACGATGGAAGATCTTCTTGAAGAAATTGTAGGAGAAATACTGGATGAGTATGACACGATGCCGAGAAGACCTTTCAAGAAGATCGGTCATTCCTGGTTTGTAGACGGCAGAATGAACATATCCGAAGCAGAAGAAGCTTTAAATATTTCAATCGACACCGAAGGTCCTTACGACACCCTGGCGGGTCATGTGTTTCATAAGATCGGTTCATCTCCCAAAAAAGGTATGAAGATCCATCACGATAAATTCGATATCGAAATCCTAAGCTGCTCGGAAAGAAATATCGAGCAACTTAAAATCACTCCTCTTCAACACGAAACGGATAGCGAATAA
- a CDS encoding small basic protein encodes MSRHKSYGKSIKGTKKRNVLKRFERVEILKRLGRWNPDAKKITGLPKTPVLE; translated from the coding sequence ATGTCTCGACATAAAAGTTATGGAAAATCGATTAAAGGCACTAAAAAACGCAACGTTTTGAAACGTTTCGAACGTGTGGAAATTCTGAAACGTTTGGGTAGATGGAATCCGGACGCAAAGAAAATTACCGGTCTTCCTAAGACTCCGGTCTTGGAATAG